Part of the Eshraghiella crossota genome is shown below.
GTATTCGTTAGCCTTGTCTCTATCGCCACTGGCAATCATATCAACCCAGACATCCGGAATGTTCTTTCCTTCCGGGAAGATGTGTTCAATGGTCCAAATGTACTGATTGCTTCCGTTCTTCTCCCACAGGTTTTTCTGGCTCTCTGCCGTCATACTCTGCTTTGCTATCATGCAAAGAATAAATCTGGTAGCACCAGTATTTTCTTTATAAACCGGTCCGCGGAGCTTCTCTTCGAAAACAGCATCATCAGCAGAAACTGCTATCAACTTTTCACGCAGCTTCGTGTAAATGCTCTCGCCGGTATAACTCTGCTTCTCCATCTCTTCGATGAAGGCCATAAACAAACGAGTTACATCTCGCGTAGGCGGAACGTCGGTCATGTTACGTCTTACAAAGAATGTGATCAGAAATCGAATTATTTTTACGTATAACGCCTCATCAATTCCGAGTGCATCCTTTTTCTTATCCAGGTAAAGCAGGAACAGATATGAAGGAACGCCTCCAACACGCTGCAGATCCAGGTAAGCTTCCTTAACAGTCGCCGTAAGATTATCTGTGTTTTGAAGAATGATTCTCGAATATATCTGTGCGTTTTCGTATATATCGTCCAGGAACTTAGACGGGTCCTTAACTACAATTTTTTCATAGATGTCCAGCATTGTAGATCTGGTCGCAATGGTTCCAAGCGGATAGAGCCTATCATCCCCCTGAACAAGGAATGGAACATTCATATCCTTGCGGAAGGCATTATAGTTCTGTCTGAAGAATCTCTCCCTCGCGCTATCGTCATCGCCAAGAGCATCCATTATCTGGGTCCAGCGGTCAAAGTAATAATCAAGATTATCACTGTCAGTGATATCCAGCCGGGCCAGAAGTAAGTTCTTAATCAGGTCAAGTGACGTAAGCGGTGTGCCTCGATCATTCAATGACTCAAAAAGGGTGTACGCATCAGAGTGGTTTGAAACCTCGATCATAACTAGAATGGCCGTATTGACCTTCTCCAGAATCTCAAACATTGTAGCAACCTTATTATTGGAAGCTTCCAGTTCCCTATCGATATGTCTCTTGAAGTAGTTATAGCCCTGGAAGATTCTGCGGTTACCAGCAAACTTAGGTGTCTGATGCGGTGCAATGATTTTCTTATCTGCAAGCAGTCCCATATAGTCCTCCAGGTTTTTATGCTGTACCTGAGGAACAATACGAATCTCAGACTGCGTCTTCTTTATAACAAGTTTTCTCTTTAATTGTAGGATATCGGATTGCTGGTCTTCATCCAGGGAATCGCGGTTATCGTCAAGTGTGACATACAAAGCCGCGAGAAGAAGGCTGAGCGTAGTCAAACGCTGCTGACCATCAACCACCTCGAATTTCGGATTATTCAGAGTGTCCTGTGTGGTATTAATGCAGATAATAGAGCCCAGGAAATAACCTGCTCCATTCTCCATCAAGTCATTAAACAGTTCTTCCCACTGCTTAGTGCCCCAAATATATTCTCTCTGATATTTCGGGATCTCATAAATCGTCTTAGACTCCGGATCAAGAATCTGAGAGATCGGATACTTGTTTACATTGATATTGTTAATATTCATGCTCTCACTCCGCTTCGTTATTTATTTTAGAGCCATCCGGTAGCACAAATCCCAGGTCAAAATCCACCCCGACAGCATCCGCGATCTGTTTTAACTCATCTACAGAGAGTGTATCCCTCTTCAGCTTCTTATTCAGATTCTGAGGAGTCTGTCCAATCCTGCGGCTGAGCTCCGCTAATGAAATGTGCTATTTCTTACAAAGCTCCCTAACTAGGTCTGATGTCTTCATCCGTAATATTCTCTGAATATATATTATAAACCTCCAGGTTGATACTTTCAATCTTTTTGTATAGCCGTGCCTTAACAATAAAAAACTCCGAGCATGAAATCTCACGCCCAGAGCTACCCTTTCAAAGTATTCATTTTTCTATCTAAAATACTTCTTATTTCTTTCAGATTTTTATTCTGAAAAGTTTCAGTCCATTTCAAAAGGTTATAGACCGATTTCAAAGTTTCTCTTTTTCCTTTTTGTATTCCCAATTTTCTTTTTATATAGCGCATAATAATTCTACTTTTATATAAATAACCAGGCATATCTAAAACATATATTTTATCAGCTTCATCAAAACTTTGCTGTACCCAGGCATAATATACCCCCTCAATTATCCACTCATCATTATTATATAATATTTCCTGTAATAACGCTTTTCGTTCATCAAGCGTTCTCTTTTTGCCATATTCTTTGGCGTTATTATCCCATTGAATATCATCTAAGTCGAAATGGGAAATATTATATTTTTTGAAAGTGCATTTGCTAAATAGGTTTTTCCAGAACCACTGCAACCAATAATATGTATTTTCATAAGTCAATATTCTCCACAAATTCCAGTTTAGCAAACTCCTTTTATTCCTGCTGAATCATCTTAAAATGCTTCAATGCCTCTACAATTGCGCTTTCTTTATCGGATTTGTCTTTATTTATCCCTTTGCTTTTTCTTCTAACTCAGGCAAATATCGGTCATAATCAGACATAAACAATCTGTCCTGAATTACACGATATTTCTCGAATTCCGTTTCTGCGTAAAGTTTTGCCTGCTCTGCACTTATCTTGCCTGCTCCTGTGAGAATTTCAGCACCATTAAATTCAAGGAAACCGTCAAGTCTTTTCGCCCAATCCTCCATACTCATAGGAATATGACGTTCGGCCTGCAACTCGGCATAATCGAGATACAGTCCCATATGTTCCTTTTCCGCATCCGCTCGTTCAACAATCAGTTCCGCAGCAGTATGTCTGTGCGTGGCATAGTGCATTTTGTTCTGCACCGTTTTGAAAAAGCGTCTTGTGGTTTTTGCATCTTTATCATAGTCGAAAGCTGTTGCATAAAGGTCTGTAACCTTTTGGTAGAATTTTCGCTCAGACAGGCGAATTTCACGAATGTACTCTAACTGACGGTCAAAATATCCATCTGTGAACATCGTACCCTTCTTTAGACGGTCTACATCCATTGTCCAGCCCTGAATGGTATAATCTTTTACAATCTGACCTGCCCATTTACGGAATTGAACTGCTCGTTCATTATTAACTTTAAATCCAACTGCAATAATTGCCTGAAGATTATAGTGATTTGTTTGATAATTCTTCCCATCGGCGGCAGTTGTTAAGTATTTCTTAATAACTGAATCCTCGAATAATTCGCCGTCTTCAAAGATTTTTTTCAGATGTTGATTGATCGCAGACACAGAAACATCATACAGTGTTGCCATCATTTTCTGTGTGAGCCATATATTTTCGTCCTCATAACGCATTTCGAAGCTATCTGCCTGATTTCCCACAGAAGCAACATATGTGAGATATTCCGCAGCACTTGAGCGAATACTTATTTCATTTTTCTTCTTTGCCATTTTGGGCACCTCCATCAAAAAGTGTCACCATCGGTGTCACTTTTTCTTTTACATAAGCCAATTCAATATCGTACCCCAAACCCCAAACATATTTCATTTTATTTGTTGCACTACTCAATAATCATAATAAATATGTTACTTTTGGCTTTCATTAATTACAGAATTTTCATCATATACCTTGGTTCATATTCTATATATCCGTGTTTCGGATAAAAAGCATAAGATTCAAACCACTGCTCTTTTGGTGTCCCCAAATGTACTTTTGAAACCGTAATACCGTTTTCACACATCCATACCTCTGCCGTATCAAGTAACTTTGAACCGATTCCCTTTCGTTTTAATGATGGTTTTATATAAAGCCTATCACAGACTTACAGGATTTTATTAAAAACTAGCCTTCCGAGCTTACTACCTTTGATGAAGCTCTTGTAAAGCGCTGGCTGAAGCAAATCACAATATGGGATGACCATTGCACAGTTGAATTGAAATCCGGACTTAAGGTCGATGTTGAAAGATAAGCATATACGCACGAAACCCTCCCAGCCATGATGGTTGAGAGGGTTGTTTTGTTATCAGTCTTTATTCCCACCTCGATGGTACGGTGCTATATCCTTCCAAATAACACCATCCTTCGTATGATATCGTTGTCTATGCCCCGAAACATCATTCTCACTAGGCATAGACCTATTAGCCTTTTCTACTATATCCACAACTTTTTCAGCAATGCCAATACCTGTTGAATTTGAATCATTTTTAGGCATTGTGTTGTGAGCACTACTGCTAGAGCTACTTCCTCTAAAAGAGGATATTGCTTTCGCCGCTCCGCCAATTACAACACCTGCTATTTCAAGAGATTCAACCGGATGCTCAACAATAAATCTACCAACTGACTTCAAACCTCTAACAAACATATTGCTTTTCTTCGGAGTTTGAATTTTAGGAGGTGCGACCGTATTTTGCTTTTTATCCGTAATTTTATCTACTTCTTTATTTTGATTCAATACATCTTCAGATTTAACAGATTGAATTTTCTCTTCAGATTTTTGCTCTTTAAAGCTGCTGTCATCCTTTGGAACAATAACTACCGGCTCAGGTAAATTGATTACTTCACATGGAATAAATGGGCCATCACCAAAATCAATTTTTTCTTTAGTAACTGGATTGAAATACCAGTTTGTTGGATTTTTCCAGTTTCCATTATGAGCCTCTAAGTGCTCAGCTCTTGTAAGAAACTGAATGTTTCCGGGGTCTCCTTGATATTCAGGATACATTTCAGCGCTCTTCATATGCTGACCTTGAAATGCAACGCCATCGTCATCATAAGCTTTGCCTTTTTCAAGAATATCTTGCTGCTGTTTTGGAGTCCACTCTCTTGTTCCTTTACCTTCCTGAACAAGTTCTTGTTCCTTATTCCATGCAGCAAGTATCGCTTTATTGGATTCTGCTGTTCGTCTCGACATGGAATCAACCTCCTATGCCAAGCAAATCATACAGGTCATTCAAAAATGCTATGAAGTCATCATAGATTTCATCATCTTCAATTCTTCCAGCTTCCTGATTATAAATCGCGATTTTTTCACCAGCTTTTTCACAGAGAATAGGGTCTCCTGATGCGAGTGCACCGATGACGATATAATTTTCGCTAGGTCTGTCATTGTTATCTACATCAATTACAGGTTTATGCTCAATACCATATAACTGAATGCCTGCAGGCAAGAAAAACTCCCCACCATCAGAAAACAACAACCATTCCTTGAATTTTGTTGGAAGCTTTATATTACGCTCTTTCTCAAACTCTGATATCTTTTCTTCTGTGGTTTCTTCAAGGAAATTCATTTTACCTTGTTCATTGAATTTGTCCACAATCAATTTTAATTCTTCGGAAATCATCTTTATCACGCTCCTTATTCATTCTTCTTATTTTGATAGAATCCCTAAGTAGTTAAACAATGTATTCAGTCGCTTAATTTCTTCATTATATATCGTTTCTTGGTCATTAAAGCTTTGTACTCCGAGTGTAGTAACAATATGCTGCTTGGTATCAGAAATCTTATCCGCTGAAAGCAAATGGTCTAATAATATTCTATAATCATGAAGAATATATAATGGTGACATCACTGACGCTATATCCAAGTTATCTACCGATAAAGAAAGTTTAACCAAAATCGCTTCTATCAACTTAATTGACTGCCATGATGTATATTTGGCATTTCTTTCAGAAGAATCATATAGTACTTCATATAATTTTCTCATCTCGCCAACGTTAAACCCTTCAACAAGAATCTTATCGTAAGCGTTTATGACTTCTGCAACTGCAGTCTCAGTAAAAACAACCGGTCTTTTAATCTTTTTCTCATGTTCCAGACATTCATCAGTTAAGTGCGATAAATCGACTGAATGCTTTTTCTTTATATTTGAAATAAATGCGTCTTTGTTTATTAAGATTCTTTTTTCGATTATTGGCACACTGAATATGCATTTCATTTGAGCTTGATAGAATTCGGAATCAATCAATAAGTGGTCTGATGGAACATTAAATGGTTTCAATATGCCTTTAGTTTTATCATCCATATCGTCAATATCACCAAGCCACATTATCAACTTTCCATTAGTATTAAATCCAAATGGAATATTCCAGTCATATTGATACAACCCTGAAGAATCTTTTTTTGCAATATACCCATAGCTCTCTGAGAAAATTTCCACTTCATATTCTGGCATAGCCAAGAAAAACACTAAAGCTTCCTTCTCAAAATATACTGGGGTCAGGAAGCCTTCAACGGAATGCTCTTCATCGTAACACAAACCGGGAATATTGTAATAGTCCCTATGGTCATATTCGTAATTCTGCTCAACACAATATTCAAATTTTTTCTTATATCCAGTAGGATGAAATTTACCAATAGTCTGGTTTTCCTTAACCGCAGTTCTATATGCGCCATCAATCATCTGTTTCGTATGTTCAGGCAAGAATTCATTTCCGCATTTTTTACAACGTAATACAAGAATAGGAGAAAAATGCAAAATCCTACCTTCGATAGTACAAGTCAACTCAGTTTCAACAAGCTCACAACATCCATTACAGTTGGCGCACTCATCAAATCTATAAGTCTGATATTCTGTTATAAATTCATCGTATGAATCAAAACAACATTCCAAAACTACCACTCCTTCCATAACATCTAATCCACTGCCTGTTATACAGCCAACAGTCGAGTTGCCGGATTAGACAACATCTAAATTGCTCACTCAAATTGAGTTTGTACCCTAGATAACATCTATACTAGTGCCACAACCTATGACATCTAATTCACTGCCTAAACCCTCTGATTGTTTTTACAGTAGATATGTTTCAATATAAGAAATACGGACTTTCATGAGCTATTGCCTAATCTCAAAAAAGCCCGTAAATACGCTACTTTTCGCTATTTATTTTTCTTTCCTAGACATCAATACTACCGTCTCCACATGCCCCGTCCCTGGGAACATATCCACGCAGCACACTTTCTTAACCTTGTAGCCTCTTGCCTCGAAAATCTCAATGTCCCTGGCAAGGCTTGTAGGCTTGCAGGAAACGTATACTATCTTGTTGACGCCAAAATCGATGATTTTGTCTATTGCCTTAGGGTGGATGCCATCCCTTGGAGGGTCAAGAACGATCATGTCGGGCTTGTCCTTGATATCGTCTATTACTTTAAGAACATCGCCGGCTATAAATTCGCAGTTGTCAAGACCGTTAAGGCGGGCGTTTTCCCTGGCGGCAACAACAGCCTCCTCAATGATTTCAACACCAACAACCTTTTTTGCGACTGGTGCAAGAATCTGGGCGATGGTGCCGGTACCGCTGTAAAGGTCGAATACAACCTGGTTGTCTATTTCTCCTACAAATTCCCTGGTTTTGGTGTAAAGCACCTCTGCTCCAAGAGAGTTTGTCTGGAAAAAAGAAAACGGTGTTATTTTGAACTTAAGGCCGAGAAGTTCCTCGTATATGTAATCCTTGCCGTAAAGGACTTTAGTTCCCTCATTAATTACCGCGTCTGCAAGGGAATCGTTTACGGTATGTAAAATTCCGTTAAGAGTCCCCTTGTAATCTGCTTTTTTCAAAAGTTCAACATACTCGGAAAGGTCAAAATCAATCTGTGTGGATGTGATGATATCAATGATTATCTCGCCTGTTTTGTATGCCTTGCGGACAAGAAGATTGCGAAGGTAGCCCTCGTGTGTCATTTTGTGATAAAAAGGAAGTTTCTTTTCATTAAAATAATCCACGGTAATCTTGAGAATTTTACTGTAATCCTCGTCTATATTTCTACAGCCTGTAACCGTTAAAATATCATAAAAACTGTTCTTTTTGTGAAGTCCCAAAGAAAGTGGGCCGTCCTTAAACTCATCACCAAAAGTAAATTCCATTTTATTTCTGTAGGCTGTTGTTACAGGACTGCCTGTAATACCTAAAAACTCATAATCGGAACAGACATTGTCAATGAGTTTTTTAACCTGGCCTTCTTTGATTGCAAGCTGGTTCTCATAAGATACCGACTGGTATGCACAACCGCCGCAGACACCGAAATGAGGGCAGACGTCCGTAACGGACTCAAGGGGTGATTTTTCAAGCACCTCCAACAATCTGCCTTCGTATTTGCCGCTTCTTTTTTTATTAATCATAAAACGGATATTCTGTCCGGGAATTACATTCTTGACAGTAACCGTACCATTTTCACATTCAACTTTTCCTTTATTAGGGAAATTAACTTCAGTAACTTTTCCCTCGTATATTTCACCTTTTTTCATTCATATCTCCTTTTTTGTCTTTTTTCTGTTTGAAAACAGGGCAAAAAATATAATGGCAGTTCCTCCAACAATGAGAATTAAATCCATTATCAATTCAAATGCTTTTATTTCTTTGACTATAATAATTGTCGTGTCAATAAAAAGAATTACTATTATCGTCATAACGCCGACAAACGAAATTATTTTGGACACTCTGAGTTTTGGCTTGATTATCATCATGATGATGCCAACGATAAGTGGAGATAATGCAACTAATCTCTGCCAGTTTCTCCATGTATCATTGCCTCCAAGGAATCCTGAGATAATCTTCGTCTTTGATACAATAAGAAAAATACCGGCAACAAGCATAACCAGACCGCTTATAACTTCTATCAGTTCATTTCTAGCTTTGTGATTCATTCGTCCTCCAATTGTTTATATAGTTAATGGGATAAATTCTATTATATAACGTGCAAAAAAAGAGGTGGCCGGATGTTCCACCTCTTTTCACTTTAGCAAAGATTATTCTTCTTCGTCTTCGTCTTCGTAATCATCTTCAAAATCATCTTCATAATCTTCAAGATAATCAGGTTTAAAATATTTGCAAAGTGCAATTACAGCACCTGCAACTGCTGCTATTACTCCAATGATTGCGAAAACTTTTAATAATTTATTCTTAGATTTCTGTTCTTCCATAATCTAAACCTCCTATTAAATAGTATAGATAATATTATAGATATATTTTACCACTATTTTATACATATTTCTATAGTTAATTCCTTAAATTTTAACTAATTTTGCAAAACCGGCAAACATTTTCTTTCGTCCTGCAGTATCAAAATCAACTGTTACCTCGTAGTCCCTGCCACCGTTAATCATATCCGCAACCGTTCCTTCACCGAATTTTATGTGGCGTACCCTGTCTCCTACGACATAATCAGGGGCAGAATCAGTCTTTTTATCAAAAACGGTATTGGAAATTGCCTCTCTTTGGTAGGAGTTAAATGCAACCTGTCCACGTTTTCTTACAGGCAGCTCCATGTGGTCTTTTCCCGTAATAGAGGAATATTCTGAATTTTTTTTCAACATCTGTGCACTTTCAGCAAGAAGTTCTTTAGGGATTTCTCTTACAAATCTTGATGTTCTGTTCATCTGGGTCTCACCGCGCACAGTCCTCATCCTTGCAGCACTCATAATAAGTGTTTCTTTTGCTCTCGTAATTCCCACATAGCAGAGTCTTCTTTCTTCTTCAATGTCGGACTCGTCACCTGTGGAAATGCTCATATAGCTTGGGAAAAGTCCATCTTCCATTCCTGCCAGATATACTATAGGAAATTCAAGACCTTTTGCACTATGTATTGTCATAAGCGAAACCATATCATTATTTTCATCAAGGTTATCAATATCCGCAACGAGGGCAACTTCTTCAAGGAAACCTGAAAGTGACGGTTCATCCACCGTTTCTTCATACTGGACGGCTTTTGAAATCAGTTCGTCTATATTCTGGCGTCTTTCCGTTGCCTGTTCATCAGATTCGCTTTCGGCATCAATGTAGTCACTGTAACCCACGGTTTCGATTATCTCTTCAATTAATTTTCCCACACCAATATACTGGGATTTGGATTTTAAAATTTCTATCTGGGTTACGAAGCCTTCCACCTTCGATACGGCTCTTTGCAGGCCCGGTACTTCTTTTGCCTGTCTTAAAGCAACATAAAAAGTGATATCGTTTTCGTATGCGTAATCATCTACTTTTGCGACAGAGGCTGCCCCGATTCCACGTTTCGGTACATTAAGAATCCTTTTAACGGCAAGGTCATCCCTTGCATTGTCAATTGTCTTTAAATAAGCAAGAATATCTTTTATCTCTCTTCTGGCGTAGAAATTTATGCCGCCGTATATCCTGTATGGAATGTTTTTTTCTATGAGTTTTTCTTCCAGGGAACGTGATTGTGCATTGGTTCTGTAAAGTATGGCAAAATCACTGTAATCTTTTCTATCATGGAGATGTCTGTGGGCAATATCCTCTGCTATGCCTCTCGCCTCTTCATATCCATTTTCATATACGTTAAAAATGACTTTTGTTCCGTCTTTAACTGATGTCCAAAGTCTCTTGTCTTTACGTCCCGAATTGTTTTTGATGACTTCGTTGGCTACATCGAGGATTTTCTGGGTTGATCGGTAATTCTGCTCCAGTTTGATGATTTTAGCATCGTTAAAATATTTTTCAAAATCAAGGATATTATTTATATCCGCTCCTCTGAATTTGTAAATTGACTGGTCATCATCACCTACCACGCAAAGATTGCCGTGACCTCCTGCCAGAAGTCTTATAAGGTTAAACTGTGCCCTGTTGGTATCCTGATACTCATCAACCATTATATATCTGAAGCGTTCCTGATAATATCTTAATACTTCTTTATCTTCGTTAAAAAGTTTTACCGTAAGGCCTATAATATCATCAAAATCCACCGCATTATTTTTCTTAAGCTGTTCCTGATATTCCCTGTAGATTTCTGCCGTTTTCATGGTATTGTAATTGCCGCCCGAGCTTTGATACATGTCATCCGGAGAAATAAGATTGTCCTTTGCATTGGAAATAACAGATAAAATAGTTCTGTCCTTGTACTGTTTAGGATCAAGGTTTTTTCTTTTTAAAATATCTTTTATGACGCTTTTCTGGTCATCCGTATCGTAAATGGTAAAATTATTGTCATATCCTATTCTGCATATATATCTTCGCAGAATCCTTACACAGGCAGCATGAAAAGTCATAATCCATGCTGAATCGGCGCCCATTCCCACCAGTCTGTCAACTCTTTCTTTCATCTCTTTTGCCGCTTTATTGGTAAAAGTTATCGCAAGGATATTGTAGGAGTTCACACCTAAATCATCTATAAGATGGGCAATCCTGTGGGTAAGCACACCCGTTTTTCCTGAGCCGGCACCCGCAAGAATCAGAACGGCACCTTCTGTTGTAAAAACGCCTTCTTTCTGTTGTTCGTTAAGCTTATCATATATGCTCATATTTTACGTTCTCCTCGTAATCATCTTGCAGCGGCGAGTTGCTCCTCATCTCGCCTGGTGGCTCGATAATTAGCGGTCATCAAACGTAAAATGATACAAAGTCCTTAATTCAAGCATTGGGCTTTGTATCATTTTACATTTTACTCGTCGCCATAACAAAATGGGAGCCCGCCGGGCTCCCGATTCAAAGGCTGCTGCCTCTTAATTGATGTCTTATGTAATATAAACTACATTCCCATTTTAGCTTTAATAGCTGCTAATTCATCATCAACCGCAGGTGAAGAAACTGTGTATTTATCCTTAAGGTTCTCAACTGTATTGTCTCTGCCTGACTGATTAAGCTCTGCCATTGCATTAGCTTCATCTAACATCTTATCTGCCTTAGCTTCAATCTTATCAAAAGCTGAAAGATTCTTGTCTGCTCCGGCAACACTTGCTCCAATCTTATTGACTGTCTGCTGTGCCTTGGCAACTTTAATCTTAGCCTTGATTGTATCTCTTCTGGCATTAAGAGTGCTGATATCATTAACAAGCTTATCATGCATCTGACGCATCTTGTCAGCGTTGTCTGCCGCAAGATTGTATGTCTGCTGTAATGCCTGCTGCTTAGTTACAAGAGTCTGCTTCTGTTCAAGGAACTTCCTTGCATCCTCATCATTACCGGCAACTACTGCCTTCTCGGCATACTTCTGAAGTTCATCAATCTGTGCATTGCATGCATCCAGTTCTCTCTTGGCTCTCTGTTCATCAGCCATAACTGATGCTGTCTCCTGCTTAACCTTACCAAGGTCACTTTCGAGATTTCTGAGATACTGGTCTACCATCTTCTCAGGATCTTCCATCTTGTCAAGCAATGCATTAATGTTAGCTGACATAATATCTTTGAATCTTGAAATAATTCCCATCTAACTGTACCTCCACACATTAATTAGTTATTTCCGTTAAATTATAACCTATATAAAATAAAATGTCACTAAAAATTTATTAATGACCTGATTATTCGTCTTTTTTTTCTTCGTCAAGGCGTTTAAAAACCATATCATATCCGTCACAGCCATAATTAAGGGAACGATTTACCCTGCTTATAGTTGCAGTGGATGCTCCGGTAGCTTCCGCAATATCAATATATGTCCTGTTTTCCCTAAGCATCTTAGCTACTTCATATCGTTGCGAAATTGTCTCTATTTCCTTAACGGTACATATATCCTCAAAAAAAGCATAACATTCCGATTTATCTTTCAGGCAAAGTATAGCTTCATACAAATGATCTACCTGACTGGTTCTTACATTTTTGCTCATAATGTCCACCTGTTTCTAACTTTTTTACTACATCAGTTTAACACTTTAAAGCATTTTAGTCCAGTATAAATTTATGGATTACCTCTACGATACCATCCTCGTCATTTGTAGGAGCAACGTAATCTGCAGCTTCTTTTACCACATCTTTGGCATTGCCCATTGCAACACCAAGACCTGCATATTCTACCATTGTTTTATCGTTATAACCATCTCCGAATGCCATAAGTTCATCCCTGTCTACCCCGAGAATGGCTAACAGTGCTTCAAGAGCCTTTCCTTTATTAACATCCTTTGGCAGGATTTCAAGGAAAAAAGGTTCCGATCTGTATACGTCAAGATTATTGTGAAGTTTATCATATACATCTTTTTCAACCTCGGCAAGATAATCTCCGTCTCCTGTCATCAGGAACTTATTAACTTCAAAATCCAGATACTCATAAAGATTGTCCACTTTCTTCTTAGGTAATCCGTTAAGTCTTGCTTCGATATCAAGATATTCGTCATCTATATCTTCAGAGATAACGGTCTCACCCTGATATGTCAGAAGATTAACGCCGTGTTTCTTAGAAAGTTCATATATTTCCTTGTAATATTTTTTTGGTACCTTTACATCATAAAGTACCTTTTCATCGGCACAGGACATTATATACCCTCCGTTTAACGAAAGGATATAACCGCCGTTTTCCTTAAGGTGAAGTTCCTCTGCATATCCTCTTAATCCCTTGACAGGACGGCCTGATGCGATAAGAACCTTGCAGCCTTTGTCCATTGCAGCAAAAATAGCTCTCTTAGTCTCTTCCGTAATTATTTTCTGAGAGTTGGTTAATGTGCCGTCAATATCAAATGCCAGAATTTTGTATGCCATTTTTTTTTCCTCATCACAATTTCATTTATTTCAAATCCATATTCTATCAAATAAAATAAAATAATTCAAGTAAATGAGTGTTTACAAAATAAGCAAAAGGTTTATACTGTTATAAGATAAATATTAAGGAGGCAGAGCTATGCCCGGATTTGTAACACATCATATTTTTGGAATTAACGCATTTCATGGTTTACCTAAAGGAAATGCCAAGGATATTATAAGAAAACACAATAAAGCTTATTCACTTGGGCTTCAGGGACCCGACCTGTTTTTTTACTTTCTTCCCACTTCATCAGGTCTTTTTCCTAATATTGCCAACAAAATGCATAAGGAAAATACAGGCGAATTTTTTAACCAGCTTATAATTGCCTGCTCAAC
Proteins encoded:
- a CDS encoding DUF262 domain-containing protein, which gives rise to MNINNINVNKYPISQILDPESKTIYEIPKYQREYIWGTKQWEELFNDLMENGAGYFLGSIICINTTQDTLNNPKFEVVDGQQRLTTLSLLLAALYVTLDDNRDSLDEDQQSDILQLKRKLVIKKTQSEIRIVPQVQHKNLEDYMGLLADKKIIAPHQTPKFAGNRRIFQGYNYFKRHIDRELEASNNKVATMFEILEKVNTAILVMIEVSNHSDAYTLFESLNDRGTPLTSLDLIKNLLLARLDITDSDNLDYYFDRWTQIMDALGDDDSARERFFRQNYNAFRKDMNVPFLVQGDDRLYPLGTIATRSTMLDIYEKIVVKDPSKFLDDIYENAQIYSRIILQNTDNLTATVKEAYLDLQRVGGVPSYLFLLYLDKKKDALGIDEALYVKIIRFLITFFVRRNMTDVPPTRDVTRLFMAFIEEMEKQSYTGESIYTKLREKLIAVSADDAVFEEKLRGPVYKENTGATRFILCMIAKQSMTAESQKNLWEKNGSNQYIWTIEHIFPEGKNIPDVWVDMIASGDRDKANEYLEEYAHTFGNLTITGYNSSLGNKSFKEKKERKDSNGNPIGYLNGLNLNADLVNTDNWTVDQIKARTNKLVSEILALFTL
- a CDS encoding helix-turn-helix domain-containing protein, encoding MSLAELSRRIGQTPQNLNKKLKRDTLSVDELKQIADAVGVDFDLGFVLPDGSKINNEAE
- a CDS encoding DNA topology modulation protein FlaR — its product is MTYENTYYWLQWFWKNLFSKCTFKKYNISHFDLDDIQWDNNAKEYGKKRTLDERKALLQEILYNNDEWIIEGVYYAWVQQSFDEADKIYVLDMPGYLYKSRIIMRYIKRKLGIQKGKRETLKSVYNLLKWTETFQNKNLKEIRSILDRKMNTLKG
- the rhuM gene encoding RhuM family protein; the protein is MAKKKNEISIRSSAAEYLTYVASVGNQADSFEMRYEDENIWLTQKMMATLYDVSVSAINQHLKKIFEDGELFEDSVIKKYLTTAADGKNYQTNHYNLQAIIAVGFKVNNERAVQFRKWAGQIVKDYTIQGWTMDVDRLKKGTMFTDGYFDRQLEYIREIRLSERKFYQKVTDLYATAFDYDKDAKTTRRFFKTVQNKMHYATHRHTAAELIVERADAEKEHMGLYLDYAELQAERHIPMSMEDWAKRLDGFLEFNGAEILTGAGKISAEQAKLYAETEFEKYRVIQDRLFMSDYDRYLPELEEKAKG
- a CDS encoding GNAT family N-acetyltransferase, with amino-acid sequence MKPSLKRKGIGSKLLDTAEVWMCENGITVSKVHLGTPKEQWFESYAFYPKHGYIEYEPRYMMKIL
- a CDS encoding teneurin-3, whose protein sequence is MSRRTAESNKAILAAWNKEQELVQEGKGTREWTPKQQQDILEKGKAYDDDGVAFQGQHMKSAEMYPEYQGDPGNIQFLTRAEHLEAHNGNWKNPTNWYFNPVTKEKIDFGDGPFIPCEVINLPEPVVIVPKDDSSFKEQKSEEKIQSVKSEDVLNQNKEVDKITDKKQNTVAPPKIQTPKKSNMFVRGLKSVGRFIVEHPVESLEIAGVVIGGAAKAISSFRGSSSSSSAHNTMPKNDSNSTGIGIAEKVVDIVEKANRSMPSENDVSGHRQRYHTKDGVIWKDIAPYHRGGNKD
- a CDS encoding SMI1/KNR4 family protein — protein: MISEELKLIVDKFNEQGKMNFLEETTEEKISEFEKERNIKLPTKFKEWLLFSDGGEFFLPAGIQLYGIEHKPVIDVDNNDRPSENYIVIGALASGDPILCEKAGEKIAIYNQEAGRIEDDEIYDDFIAFLNDLYDLLGIGG